The Natator depressus isolate rNatDep1 chromosome 8, rNatDep2.hap1, whole genome shotgun sequence genome window below encodes:
- the MFSD14A gene encoding hippocampus abundant transcript 1 protein isoform X1 — translation MTQGGKKKKRAVNRSIMLAKKIIIKDGGTPQGIGSPSVYHAVIVIFLEFFAWGLLTAPTLVVLHETFPKHTFLMNGLIQGVKGLLSFLSAPLIGALSDVWGRKSFLLLTVFFTCAPIPLMKISPWWYFAVISVSGVFAVTFSVVFAYVADITQEHERSMAYGLVSATFAASLVTSPAIGAYLGRVYGNSLVVVLATAIALLDICFILVAVPESLPEKMRPASWGAPISWEQADPFASLKKVGQDSIVLLICITVFLSYLPEAGQYSSFFLYLRQIMGFSPESVAAFIAVLGILSIIAQTVVLSLLMRSIGNKNTILLGLGFQILQLAWYGFGSEPWMMWAAGAVAAMSSITFPAVSALVSRTADADQQGVVQGMITGIRGLCNGLGPALYGFIFYIFHVELNELPMTETELGGNVATQHHSQQNSIIPGPPFLFGACSVLLALLVALFIPEHTNLNVRSSNWKKHSGSHGHPHSPQAPGEAKEPLLQDTNV, via the exons ATGACCCagggggggaagaagaagaaacgGGCCGTGAACCGCAGCATCATGCTGGCCAAGAAGATCATCATTAAGGACGGCGGCACG cCTCAAGGAATAGGTTCGCCTAGTGTCTACCATGCTGTCATAGTGATTTTTTTGGAGTTTTTTGCTTGGGGACTTTTGACAGCACCTACTTTGGTG GTGTTACATGAAACCTTCCCAAAGCATACATTTCTAATGAATGGCCTAATCCAAGGAGTAAAG GGCTTGTTATCGTTTCTCAGTGCCCCTCTCATAGGTGCTTTATCTGATGTTTGGGGACGAAAGTCCTTCTTACTCTTAACAGTATTTTTCACTTGTGCACCAATTCCATTGATGAAGATCAGCCCATG GTGGTACTTTGCTGTTATCTCTGTTTCTGGGGTTTTTGCAGTGACTTTCTCAGTGGTGTTTGCTTATGTAGCAGATATAACCCAAGAACATGAAAGAAGCATGGCCTATGGGCTG GTTTCAGCAACTTTTGCAGCAAGTTTAGTTACCAGCCCAGCTATTGGTGCCTACCTTGGTCGAGTCTATGGAAATAGCTTGGTAGTGGTCCTAGCTACAGCTATAGCTTTGTTGGACATTTGTTTTATTCTTGTTGCTGTACCGGAATCACTGCCCGAGAAGATGAGGCCAGCATCATGGGGAGCACCCATTTCTTGGGAACAGGCTGACCCCTTTGCA TCACTAAAGAAAGTGGGTCAAGATTCCATAGTGCTTCTAATCTGCATAACAGTCTTTCTTTCCTACCTCCCGGAGGCAGGTCAATATTCCAGCTTCTTCCTATACCTCAGACAG ATAATGGGATTTTCACCTGAAAGCGTTGCAGCATTTATAGCAGTTCTTGGGATTCTGTCCATTATTGCACAG ACAGTAGTTTTGAGTTTACTTATGCGGTCCATTGGAAATAAAAACACCATCTTACTGGGTCTGGGATTTCAAATATTACAGCTTGCATGGTATGGTTTTGGCTCGGAGCCTTG GATGATGTGGGCAGCAGGGGCTGTTGCAGCAATGTCTAGTATTACGTTCCCAGCAGTAAGTGCACTAGTTTCACGAACTGCTGATGCTGATCAACAGG GTGTTGTTCAAGGGATGATAACAGGAATTCGAGGATTGTGTAATGGTTTGGGACCAGCACTTTATGGTTTTATATTCTACATATTCCATGTAGAATTGAATGAACTCCCAATGACTGAAACTGAGTTGGGAGGTAACGTGGCCACACAACACCATTCACAACAG aACTCCATAATTCCTGGACCCCCATTCTTGTTTGGAGCATGCTCTGTGCTGCTGGCTTTGCTTGTTGCCTTGTTTATTCCTGAACACACCAATCTAAATGTACGGTCCAGCAATTGGAAAAAACACAGTGGCAGTCATGGTCATCCACACAGTCCACAGGCCCCTGGTGAGGCCAAAGAACCTTTATTGCAAGACACAAATGTATGA
- the MFSD14A gene encoding hippocampus abundant transcript 1 protein isoform X2: MNGLIQGVKGLLSFLSAPLIGALSDVWGRKSFLLLTVFFTCAPIPLMKISPWWYFAVISVSGVFAVTFSVVFAYVADITQEHERSMAYGLVSATFAASLVTSPAIGAYLGRVYGNSLVVVLATAIALLDICFILVAVPESLPEKMRPASWGAPISWEQADPFASLKKVGQDSIVLLICITVFLSYLPEAGQYSSFFLYLRQIMGFSPESVAAFIAVLGILSIIAQTVVLSLLMRSIGNKNTILLGLGFQILQLAWYGFGSEPWMMWAAGAVAAMSSITFPAVSALVSRTADADQQGVVQGMITGIRGLCNGLGPALYGFIFYIFHVELNELPMTETELGGNVATQHHSQQNSIIPGPPFLFGACSVLLALLVALFIPEHTNLNVRSSNWKKHSGSHGHPHSPQAPGEAKEPLLQDTNV; this comes from the exons ATGAATGGCCTAATCCAAGGAGTAAAG GGCTTGTTATCGTTTCTCAGTGCCCCTCTCATAGGTGCTTTATCTGATGTTTGGGGACGAAAGTCCTTCTTACTCTTAACAGTATTTTTCACTTGTGCACCAATTCCATTGATGAAGATCAGCCCATG GTGGTACTTTGCTGTTATCTCTGTTTCTGGGGTTTTTGCAGTGACTTTCTCAGTGGTGTTTGCTTATGTAGCAGATATAACCCAAGAACATGAAAGAAGCATGGCCTATGGGCTG GTTTCAGCAACTTTTGCAGCAAGTTTAGTTACCAGCCCAGCTATTGGTGCCTACCTTGGTCGAGTCTATGGAAATAGCTTGGTAGTGGTCCTAGCTACAGCTATAGCTTTGTTGGACATTTGTTTTATTCTTGTTGCTGTACCGGAATCACTGCCCGAGAAGATGAGGCCAGCATCATGGGGAGCACCCATTTCTTGGGAACAGGCTGACCCCTTTGCA TCACTAAAGAAAGTGGGTCAAGATTCCATAGTGCTTCTAATCTGCATAACAGTCTTTCTTTCCTACCTCCCGGAGGCAGGTCAATATTCCAGCTTCTTCCTATACCTCAGACAG ATAATGGGATTTTCACCTGAAAGCGTTGCAGCATTTATAGCAGTTCTTGGGATTCTGTCCATTATTGCACAG ACAGTAGTTTTGAGTTTACTTATGCGGTCCATTGGAAATAAAAACACCATCTTACTGGGTCTGGGATTTCAAATATTACAGCTTGCATGGTATGGTTTTGGCTCGGAGCCTTG GATGATGTGGGCAGCAGGGGCTGTTGCAGCAATGTCTAGTATTACGTTCCCAGCAGTAAGTGCACTAGTTTCACGAACTGCTGATGCTGATCAACAGG GTGTTGTTCAAGGGATGATAACAGGAATTCGAGGATTGTGTAATGGTTTGGGACCAGCACTTTATGGTTTTATATTCTACATATTCCATGTAGAATTGAATGAACTCCCAATGACTGAAACTGAGTTGGGAGGTAACGTGGCCACACAACACCATTCACAACAG aACTCCATAATTCCTGGACCCCCATTCTTGTTTGGAGCATGCTCTGTGCTGCTGGCTTTGCTTGTTGCCTTGTTTATTCCTGAACACACCAATCTAAATGTACGGTCCAGCAATTGGAAAAAACACAGTGGCAGTCATGGTCATCCACACAGTCCACAGGCCCCTGGTGAGGCCAAAGAACCTTTATTGCAAGACACAAATGTATGA